One genomic window of Syngnathus acus chromosome 11, fSynAcu1.2, whole genome shotgun sequence includes the following:
- the runx1t1 gene encoding protein CBFA2T1 isoform X1 has protein sequence MVGISDSFQCRPGKRSTMPDSPADVKTQSRLTPPAMPPPPSTQGPPRSSSYTPTTRFSPPPVTNGSSSHSPTALNGAPSPPNGYGNGPGSSSSSLANQQLPPACGARQLSKLKRFLTTLQQFGNDISPEIGERVRTLVLGLVNSTLTIEEFHCKLHEATNFPLRPFVIPFLKANLPLLQRELLHCARLAKQNPAQYLAQHEQLLLDTSTSSPIDSADLLLDVNDNGKRRTPDRSKENGFERDGALHGPDVHPSKRPCTVSPSQRFSPSNGVAYPPNGLGHPGGPLPPPPHYRLDDMAAAHHHYRHPPTSHREIRERARAIGIHGAGGRQDEMIDHRLTDREWAEEWKHLDHVRKLLNCIMDMVEKTRRSLTVLRRCQEADREELNYWIRRYSDAEELKKSVASAAASSGQSRQQSPAAQDNTTTDIHRELLHRPVSGYVPEEIWKKAEEAVNEVKRQAVSELQKAVSEAERKAHEMISGERAKMERTVAEVKRQAAEDALSIINQQEDSSESCWNCGRKASETCSGCNTARYCGSFCQHKDWEKHHHVCGQTLQAQPPAPQQQHGGAAAALPTPETPAPLSSSACTPSSCAGSPAPTPPAAPRSATPGTPSSSSAPDGH, from the exons gtTTCTCCCCTCCCCCGGTGACGAACGGCAGCAGTAGCCACTCGCCCACGGCGCTGAACGGGGCGCCGTCGCCACCCAACGGCTACGGCAACGGGCCGGGCTCATCCTCGTCGTCGCTGGCCAATCAGCAGCTGCCGCCAGCGTGCGGCGCCCGGCAGCTGAGCAAGCTCAAGCGCTTTCTCACCACGCTGCAGCAGTTCGGCAACGACATCTCGCCCGAGATTGGCGAACGCGTGCGCACACTCGTCCTCGGATTGGTG AATTCCACGCTAACCATCGAGGAGTTCCACTGCAAACTGCATGAAGCCACCAACTTCCCCCTGCGACCTTTTGTCATCCCCTTCCTCAAG GCCAACCTGCCGCTTCTGCAGCGTGAGCTCTTGCACTGCGCCCGTCTGGCCAAGCAGAACCCGGCGCAGTACCTGGCACAGCACgagcagctgctgctggacaCCAGCACCTCGTCGCCCATCGACTCAGCCGACCTGCTGCTTGACGTCAATGACAACGGCAAGAGGCGCACACCTGACAG AAGCAAAGAGAACGGCTTCGAGCGCGACGGCGCCTTGCACGGTCCCGATGTACATCCGAGCAAGCGGCCGTGCACCGTCAGCCCCAGCCAGCGCTTCAGCCCGTCCAACGGCGTGGCGTACCCGCCCAACGGGCTGGGCCACCCAGGGGGCCCGCTGCCCCCGCCGCCACATTACCGGCTGGACGACATGGCTGCCGCCCATCACCACTACCGCCACCCGCCCACCAGTCACAGGGAGATCCGCGAGAGGGCCCGAGCTATCG GCATCCACGGTGCGGGGGGCCGCCAGGACGAGATGATCGACCACCGGCTGACGGACAGGGAGTGGGCTGAGGAGTGGAAGCACCTTGACCATGTAAGAAAa CTGCTCAACTGCATCATGGACATGGTGGAGAAGACGCGGCGCTCACTGACGGTGCTGCGACGCTGCCAGGAGGCCGACCGCGAGGAGCTCAACTACTGGATCCGGCGCTACAGCGACGCCGAGGAGCTCAAGAAAAGCGTGGCCTCTGCCGCCGCTTCCAGTGGCCAGTCCAGGCAGCAGAGCCCTGCAGCGCAGGACAACACCACAACAG ACATTCACAGGGAGCTTCTGCATCGGCCTGTTTCTGGCTACGTCCCTGAAGAAATCTGGAAGAAAGCGG AGGAGGCGGTGAACGAGGTGAAGCGTCAGGCGGTGTCGGAGCTGCAGAAGGCCGTGTCAGAGGCCGAGCGCAAGGCCCACGAGATGATCAGCGGCGAGCGCGCCAAGATGGAGCGGACGGTCGCCGAGGTCAAGCGACAGGCAGCCGAGGACGCGCTTTCTATCATCAACCAGCAGGAGGACTCCAGCGAG AGCTGTTGGAACTGCGGGCGCAAAGCCAGTGAGACGTGCAGTGGCTGCAACACGGCTCGCTACTGCGGCTCCTTCTGCCAACACAAAGACTGGGAGAAGCACCACCACGTATGCGGGCAAACCCTGCAAGCCCAGCCGCCGGcaccgcagcagcagcacgggGGCGCTGCCGCCGCCCTCCCCACCCCCGAGACCCCCGCCCCGCTCAGCTCGTCGGCCTGTACCCCCAGCAGCTGTGCCGGCAGTCCGGCCCCCACGCCACCCGCCGCCCCCCGCTCTGCCACCCCGGGCACGCCGTCGTCATCCTCCGCCCCGGAcggccactag
- the runx1t1 gene encoding protein CBFA2T1 isoform X3, with amino-acid sequence MVGISDSFQCRPGKRSTMPDSPADVKTQSRLTPPAMPPPPSTQGPPRSSSYTPTTRFSPPPVTNGSSSHSPTALNGAPSPPNGYGNGPGSSSSSLANQQLPPACGARQLSKLKRFLTTLQQFGNDISPEIGERVRTLVLGLVNSTLTIEEFHCKLHEATNFPLRPFVIPFLKANLPLLQRELLHCARLAKQNPAQYLAQHEQLLLDTSTSSPIDSADLLLDVNDNGKRRTPDRSKENGFERDGALHGPDVHPSKRPCTVSPSQRFSPSNGVAYPPNGLGHPGGPLPPPPHYRLDDMAAAHHHYRHPPTSHREIRERARAIGIHGAGGRQDEMIDHRLTDREWAEEWKHLDHLLNCIMDMVEKTRRSLTVLRRCQEADREELNYWIRRYSDAEELKKSVASAAASSGQSRQQSPAAQDNTTTDIHRELLHRPVSGYVPEEIWKKAEEAVNEVKRQAVSELQKAVSEAERKAHEMISGERAKMERTVAEVKRQAAEDALSIINQQEDSSESCWNCGRKASETCSGCNTARYCGSFCQHKDWEKHHHVCGQTLQAQPPAPQQQHGGAAAALPTPETPAPLSSSACTPSSCAGSPAPTPPAAPRSATPGTPSSSSAPDGH; translated from the exons gtTTCTCCCCTCCCCCGGTGACGAACGGCAGCAGTAGCCACTCGCCCACGGCGCTGAACGGGGCGCCGTCGCCACCCAACGGCTACGGCAACGGGCCGGGCTCATCCTCGTCGTCGCTGGCCAATCAGCAGCTGCCGCCAGCGTGCGGCGCCCGGCAGCTGAGCAAGCTCAAGCGCTTTCTCACCACGCTGCAGCAGTTCGGCAACGACATCTCGCCCGAGATTGGCGAACGCGTGCGCACACTCGTCCTCGGATTGGTG AATTCCACGCTAACCATCGAGGAGTTCCACTGCAAACTGCATGAAGCCACCAACTTCCCCCTGCGACCTTTTGTCATCCCCTTCCTCAAG GCCAACCTGCCGCTTCTGCAGCGTGAGCTCTTGCACTGCGCCCGTCTGGCCAAGCAGAACCCGGCGCAGTACCTGGCACAGCACgagcagctgctgctggacaCCAGCACCTCGTCGCCCATCGACTCAGCCGACCTGCTGCTTGACGTCAATGACAACGGCAAGAGGCGCACACCTGACAG AAGCAAAGAGAACGGCTTCGAGCGCGACGGCGCCTTGCACGGTCCCGATGTACATCCGAGCAAGCGGCCGTGCACCGTCAGCCCCAGCCAGCGCTTCAGCCCGTCCAACGGCGTGGCGTACCCGCCCAACGGGCTGGGCCACCCAGGGGGCCCGCTGCCCCCGCCGCCACATTACCGGCTGGACGACATGGCTGCCGCCCATCACCACTACCGCCACCCGCCCACCAGTCACAGGGAGATCCGCGAGAGGGCCCGAGCTATCG GCATCCACGGTGCGGGGGGCCGCCAGGACGAGATGATCGACCACCGGCTGACGGACAGGGAGTGGGCTGAGGAGTGGAAGCACCTTGACCAT CTGCTCAACTGCATCATGGACATGGTGGAGAAGACGCGGCGCTCACTGACGGTGCTGCGACGCTGCCAGGAGGCCGACCGCGAGGAGCTCAACTACTGGATCCGGCGCTACAGCGACGCCGAGGAGCTCAAGAAAAGCGTGGCCTCTGCCGCCGCTTCCAGTGGCCAGTCCAGGCAGCAGAGCCCTGCAGCGCAGGACAACACCACAACAG ACATTCACAGGGAGCTTCTGCATCGGCCTGTTTCTGGCTACGTCCCTGAAGAAATCTGGAAGAAAGCGG AGGAGGCGGTGAACGAGGTGAAGCGTCAGGCGGTGTCGGAGCTGCAGAAGGCCGTGTCAGAGGCCGAGCGCAAGGCCCACGAGATGATCAGCGGCGAGCGCGCCAAGATGGAGCGGACGGTCGCCGAGGTCAAGCGACAGGCAGCCGAGGACGCGCTTTCTATCATCAACCAGCAGGAGGACTCCAGCGAG AGCTGTTGGAACTGCGGGCGCAAAGCCAGTGAGACGTGCAGTGGCTGCAACACGGCTCGCTACTGCGGCTCCTTCTGCCAACACAAAGACTGGGAGAAGCACCACCACGTATGCGGGCAAACCCTGCAAGCCCAGCCGCCGGcaccgcagcagcagcacgggGGCGCTGCCGCCGCCCTCCCCACCCCCGAGACCCCCGCCCCGCTCAGCTCGTCGGCCTGTACCCCCAGCAGCTGTGCCGGCAGTCCGGCCCCCACGCCACCCGCCGCCCCCCGCTCTGCCACCCCGGGCACGCCGTCGTCATCCTCCGCCCCGGAcggccactag
- the runx1t1 gene encoding protein CBFA2T1 isoform X2: MVGISDSFQCRPGKRSTMPDSPADVKTQSRLTPPAMPPPPSTQGPPRSSSYTPTTRFSPPPVTNGSSSHSPTALNGAPSPPNGYGNGPGSSSSSLANQQLPPACGARQLSKLKRFLTTLQQFGNDISPEIGERVRTLVLGLVNSTLTIEEFHCKLHEATNFPLRPFVIPFLKANLPLLQRELLHCARLAKQNPAQYLAQHEQLLLDTSTSSPIDSADLLLDVNDNGKRRTPDSKENGFERDGALHGPDVHPSKRPCTVSPSQRFSPSNGVAYPPNGLGHPGGPLPPPPHYRLDDMAAAHHHYRHPPTSHREIRERARAIGIHGAGGRQDEMIDHRLTDREWAEEWKHLDHVRKLLNCIMDMVEKTRRSLTVLRRCQEADREELNYWIRRYSDAEELKKSVASAAASSGQSRQQSPAAQDNTTTDIHRELLHRPVSGYVPEEIWKKAEEAVNEVKRQAVSELQKAVSEAERKAHEMISGERAKMERTVAEVKRQAAEDALSIINQQEDSSESCWNCGRKASETCSGCNTARYCGSFCQHKDWEKHHHVCGQTLQAQPPAPQQQHGGAAAALPTPETPAPLSSSACTPSSCAGSPAPTPPAAPRSATPGTPSSSSAPDGH; encoded by the exons gtTTCTCCCCTCCCCCGGTGACGAACGGCAGCAGTAGCCACTCGCCCACGGCGCTGAACGGGGCGCCGTCGCCACCCAACGGCTACGGCAACGGGCCGGGCTCATCCTCGTCGTCGCTGGCCAATCAGCAGCTGCCGCCAGCGTGCGGCGCCCGGCAGCTGAGCAAGCTCAAGCGCTTTCTCACCACGCTGCAGCAGTTCGGCAACGACATCTCGCCCGAGATTGGCGAACGCGTGCGCACACTCGTCCTCGGATTGGTG AATTCCACGCTAACCATCGAGGAGTTCCACTGCAAACTGCATGAAGCCACCAACTTCCCCCTGCGACCTTTTGTCATCCCCTTCCTCAAG GCCAACCTGCCGCTTCTGCAGCGTGAGCTCTTGCACTGCGCCCGTCTGGCCAAGCAGAACCCGGCGCAGTACCTGGCACAGCACgagcagctgctgctggacaCCAGCACCTCGTCGCCCATCGACTCAGCCGACCTGCTGCTTGACGTCAATGACAACGGCAAGAGGCGCACACCTGACAG CAAAGAGAACGGCTTCGAGCGCGACGGCGCCTTGCACGGTCCCGATGTACATCCGAGCAAGCGGCCGTGCACCGTCAGCCCCAGCCAGCGCTTCAGCCCGTCCAACGGCGTGGCGTACCCGCCCAACGGGCTGGGCCACCCAGGGGGCCCGCTGCCCCCGCCGCCACATTACCGGCTGGACGACATGGCTGCCGCCCATCACCACTACCGCCACCCGCCCACCAGTCACAGGGAGATCCGCGAGAGGGCCCGAGCTATCG GCATCCACGGTGCGGGGGGCCGCCAGGACGAGATGATCGACCACCGGCTGACGGACAGGGAGTGGGCTGAGGAGTGGAAGCACCTTGACCATGTAAGAAAa CTGCTCAACTGCATCATGGACATGGTGGAGAAGACGCGGCGCTCACTGACGGTGCTGCGACGCTGCCAGGAGGCCGACCGCGAGGAGCTCAACTACTGGATCCGGCGCTACAGCGACGCCGAGGAGCTCAAGAAAAGCGTGGCCTCTGCCGCCGCTTCCAGTGGCCAGTCCAGGCAGCAGAGCCCTGCAGCGCAGGACAACACCACAACAG ACATTCACAGGGAGCTTCTGCATCGGCCTGTTTCTGGCTACGTCCCTGAAGAAATCTGGAAGAAAGCGG AGGAGGCGGTGAACGAGGTGAAGCGTCAGGCGGTGTCGGAGCTGCAGAAGGCCGTGTCAGAGGCCGAGCGCAAGGCCCACGAGATGATCAGCGGCGAGCGCGCCAAGATGGAGCGGACGGTCGCCGAGGTCAAGCGACAGGCAGCCGAGGACGCGCTTTCTATCATCAACCAGCAGGAGGACTCCAGCGAG AGCTGTTGGAACTGCGGGCGCAAAGCCAGTGAGACGTGCAGTGGCTGCAACACGGCTCGCTACTGCGGCTCCTTCTGCCAACACAAAGACTGGGAGAAGCACCACCACGTATGCGGGCAAACCCTGCAAGCCCAGCCGCCGGcaccgcagcagcagcacgggGGCGCTGCCGCCGCCCTCCCCACCCCCGAGACCCCCGCCCCGCTCAGCTCGTCGGCCTGTACCCCCAGCAGCTGTGCCGGCAGTCCGGCCCCCACGCCACCCGCCGCCCCCCGCTCTGCCACCCCGGGCACGCCGTCGTCATCCTCCGCCCCGGAcggccactag
- the runx1t1 gene encoding protein CBFA2T1 isoform X4, giving the protein MPDSPADVKTQSRLTPPAMPPPPSTQGPPRSSSYTPTTRFSPPPVTNGSSSHSPTALNGAPSPPNGYGNGPGSSSSSLANQQLPPACGARQLSKLKRFLTTLQQFGNDISPEIGERVRTLVLGLVNSTLTIEEFHCKLHEATNFPLRPFVIPFLKANLPLLQRELLHCARLAKQNPAQYLAQHEQLLLDTSTSSPIDSADLLLDVNDNGKRRTPDRSKENGFERDGALHGPDVHPSKRPCTVSPSQRFSPSNGVAYPPNGLGHPGGPLPPPPHYRLDDMAAAHHHYRHPPTSHREIRERARAIGIHGAGGRQDEMIDHRLTDREWAEEWKHLDHVRKLLNCIMDMVEKTRRSLTVLRRCQEADREELNYWIRRYSDAEELKKSVASAAASSGQSRQQSPAAQDNTTTDIHRELLHRPVSGYVPEEIWKKAEEAVNEVKRQAVSELQKAVSEAERKAHEMISGERAKMERTVAEVKRQAAEDALSIINQQEDSSESCWNCGRKASETCSGCNTARYCGSFCQHKDWEKHHHVCGQTLQAQPPAPQQQHGGAAAALPTPETPAPLSSSACTPSSCAGSPAPTPPAAPRSATPGTPSSSSAPDGH; this is encoded by the exons gtTTCTCCCCTCCCCCGGTGACGAACGGCAGCAGTAGCCACTCGCCCACGGCGCTGAACGGGGCGCCGTCGCCACCCAACGGCTACGGCAACGGGCCGGGCTCATCCTCGTCGTCGCTGGCCAATCAGCAGCTGCCGCCAGCGTGCGGCGCCCGGCAGCTGAGCAAGCTCAAGCGCTTTCTCACCACGCTGCAGCAGTTCGGCAACGACATCTCGCCCGAGATTGGCGAACGCGTGCGCACACTCGTCCTCGGATTGGTG AATTCCACGCTAACCATCGAGGAGTTCCACTGCAAACTGCATGAAGCCACCAACTTCCCCCTGCGACCTTTTGTCATCCCCTTCCTCAAG GCCAACCTGCCGCTTCTGCAGCGTGAGCTCTTGCACTGCGCCCGTCTGGCCAAGCAGAACCCGGCGCAGTACCTGGCACAGCACgagcagctgctgctggacaCCAGCACCTCGTCGCCCATCGACTCAGCCGACCTGCTGCTTGACGTCAATGACAACGGCAAGAGGCGCACACCTGACAG AAGCAAAGAGAACGGCTTCGAGCGCGACGGCGCCTTGCACGGTCCCGATGTACATCCGAGCAAGCGGCCGTGCACCGTCAGCCCCAGCCAGCGCTTCAGCCCGTCCAACGGCGTGGCGTACCCGCCCAACGGGCTGGGCCACCCAGGGGGCCCGCTGCCCCCGCCGCCACATTACCGGCTGGACGACATGGCTGCCGCCCATCACCACTACCGCCACCCGCCCACCAGTCACAGGGAGATCCGCGAGAGGGCCCGAGCTATCG GCATCCACGGTGCGGGGGGCCGCCAGGACGAGATGATCGACCACCGGCTGACGGACAGGGAGTGGGCTGAGGAGTGGAAGCACCTTGACCATGTAAGAAAa CTGCTCAACTGCATCATGGACATGGTGGAGAAGACGCGGCGCTCACTGACGGTGCTGCGACGCTGCCAGGAGGCCGACCGCGAGGAGCTCAACTACTGGATCCGGCGCTACAGCGACGCCGAGGAGCTCAAGAAAAGCGTGGCCTCTGCCGCCGCTTCCAGTGGCCAGTCCAGGCAGCAGAGCCCTGCAGCGCAGGACAACACCACAACAG ACATTCACAGGGAGCTTCTGCATCGGCCTGTTTCTGGCTACGTCCCTGAAGAAATCTGGAAGAAAGCGG AGGAGGCGGTGAACGAGGTGAAGCGTCAGGCGGTGTCGGAGCTGCAGAAGGCCGTGTCAGAGGCCGAGCGCAAGGCCCACGAGATGATCAGCGGCGAGCGCGCCAAGATGGAGCGGACGGTCGCCGAGGTCAAGCGACAGGCAGCCGAGGACGCGCTTTCTATCATCAACCAGCAGGAGGACTCCAGCGAG AGCTGTTGGAACTGCGGGCGCAAAGCCAGTGAGACGTGCAGTGGCTGCAACACGGCTCGCTACTGCGGCTCCTTCTGCCAACACAAAGACTGGGAGAAGCACCACCACGTATGCGGGCAAACCCTGCAAGCCCAGCCGCCGGcaccgcagcagcagcacgggGGCGCTGCCGCCGCCCTCCCCACCCCCGAGACCCCCGCCCCGCTCAGCTCGTCGGCCTGTACCCCCAGCAGCTGTGCCGGCAGTCCGGCCCCCACGCCACCCGCCGCCCCCCGCTCTGCCACCCCGGGCACGCCGTCGTCATCCTCCGCCCCGGAcggccactag
- the otud6b gene encoding deubiquitinase OTUD6B isoform X2, with product MDEEDVETPEERLLKRQRREKKDLQAKIQSMKNGIPKNDKKRRKQMTEEIVTMEAELDQKHNEELRQLMSTSSAKVQEAVNGVEALTVEVQPRITKAQKRRDKKAAQERERESRIAEAEVQNLQGERHMEGVKLAEKLAARGLQIKEISSDGHCMYRAIQDQLVRRHELSVKDLRCQTAAHMRSHADNFLPFLSNPDAGDMYTAEDFEKYCHDVEHTVAWGGQLELQALSKVLQCPIEVIQADSSPITIGEEHTGDAITLIYMRHAYELGEHYNSVERLKEPADHS from the exons CCAAAATCCAGAGCATGAAAAACGGTATTCCCAAAAATGATAAGAAGAGGCGGAAGCAGATGACGGAGGAGATCGTCACGATGGAGGCAGAGTTGGATCAGAAGCACAACGAGGAGCTGCGGCAACTCATGTCTACATCTAGCGCAAAG GTCCAAGAGGCAGTGAATGGAGTGGAGGCGCTGACGGTTGAGGTGCAGCCTCGCATCACCAAAGCCCAGAAGAGAAGG GACAAGAAGGCTGCCCAGGAGCGCGAGCGTGAGAGCAGGATTGCCGAGGCCGAGGTGCAAAACCTGCAGGGTGAGCGCCACATGGAGGGTGTCAAGCTGGCGGAGAAGCTGGCCGCGCGAGGTCTTCAGATCAAGGAGATCTCCTCTGATGGCCACTGCATGTATCGCGCCATACAAGACCAGCTGGTGCGGCGACATGAG TTGAGCGTGAAGGATCTGCGGTGTCAGACGGCGGCACACATGCGGAGCCACGCCGACAACTTTCTGCCTTTTCTCAGCAACCCTGACGCGGGCGACATGTACACAGCAG AGGACTTTGAGAAATACTGTCATGATGTGGAGCACACAGTGGCGTGGGGTGGACAACTGGAA CTCCAAGCACTGAGCAAAGTCCTGCAATGTCCCATCGAAGTCATCCAGGCTGATTCGTCGCCCATCACCATCGGCGAGGAGCACACCGGCGACGCCATCACCTTGAT CTACATGCGTCACGCATACGAGCTGGGAGAGCACTACAATTCCGTGGAGCGGCTCAAGGAGCCGGCTGACCACAGCTGA
- the otud6b gene encoding deubiquitinase OTUD6B isoform X1, giving the protein MDEEDVETPEERLLKRQRREKKDLQAKIQSMKNGIPKNDKKRRKQMTEEIVTMEAELDQKHNEELRQLMSTSSAKVQEAVNGVEALTVEVQPRITKAQKRRDKKAAQERERESRIAEAEVQNLQGERHMEGVKLAEKLAARGLQIKEISSDGHCMYRAIQDQLVRRHELSVKDLRCQTAAHMRSHADNFLPFLSNPDAGDMYTAEDFEKYCHDVEHTVAWGGQLEELQALSKVLQCPIEVIQADSSPITIGEEHTGDAITLIYMRHAYELGEHYNSVERLKEPADHS; this is encoded by the exons CCAAAATCCAGAGCATGAAAAACGGTATTCCCAAAAATGATAAGAAGAGGCGGAAGCAGATGACGGAGGAGATCGTCACGATGGAGGCAGAGTTGGATCAGAAGCACAACGAGGAGCTGCGGCAACTCATGTCTACATCTAGCGCAAAG GTCCAAGAGGCAGTGAATGGAGTGGAGGCGCTGACGGTTGAGGTGCAGCCTCGCATCACCAAAGCCCAGAAGAGAAGG GACAAGAAGGCTGCCCAGGAGCGCGAGCGTGAGAGCAGGATTGCCGAGGCCGAGGTGCAAAACCTGCAGGGTGAGCGCCACATGGAGGGTGTCAAGCTGGCGGAGAAGCTGGCCGCGCGAGGTCTTCAGATCAAGGAGATCTCCTCTGATGGCCACTGCATGTATCGCGCCATACAAGACCAGCTGGTGCGGCGACATGAG TTGAGCGTGAAGGATCTGCGGTGTCAGACGGCGGCACACATGCGGAGCCACGCCGACAACTTTCTGCCTTTTCTCAGCAACCCTGACGCGGGCGACATGTACACAGCAG AGGACTTTGAGAAATACTGTCATGATGTGGAGCACACAGTGGCGTGGGGTGGACAACTGGAA GAGCTCCAAGCACTGAGCAAAGTCCTGCAATGTCCCATCGAAGTCATCCAGGCTGATTCGTCGCCCATCACCATCGGCGAGGAGCACACCGGCGACGCCATCACCTTGAT CTACATGCGTCACGCATACGAGCTGGGAGAGCACTACAATTCCGTGGAGCGGCTCAAGGAGCCGGCTGACCACAGCTGA